CGATGCCGGGCAGGCAGTAGCAGTGCACCGGCTCGGGGATGCCCTTGAGCTCCAGCGCGCCCATTTCCCGTGCGTCTCCGGGCCTGGGCGCGAGCTGCTGGAAGACGGGCTCGGACACCAGGATGTCTCCCTGCTGGCAGCGCTGCTCGAGCCGCGCCGCGATGTTCACCCCGCGCCCCAGCACCGTGTACTCGCTGCGCAGCCGCCCACCGAAGGCACCCACCGCCACTGGATCCTGGTGGATGCCCACGCGCAGCCGAAGCCCCTGTCCCCGCGAGCCCGGCCAGACGAGCTCGCGCGCCGCCCGGTGCCAGTCTCGCGCCATCGCCACCGCGCGCCGGGCCTGCTCCTCGGACGTCATCGTGTCCGGCGCGCCCACCAGCGCCATCACCGCGTCTCCGATGAACTTGTCGAGCGTCGCCCCGTGCTCGAACGCCACCCCCGCCATCACGTCATAGAAGCGCCCCACCAGCCGGGCGAGCTCCTCGGGCGGGAGGCCGTCGGACAGCGGGGTGAACGAGACGATGTCCGCGAACACCACCGTCACCACGCGCCGCTCCGGAGGGCCGTCCAACGGGTGCTCCCCGGACAGCACCCGGTCCACGTAGCTCGGCGGCAGGTGCCGGTGGAGCACCTCCTCCACGGCGAAGCGGTGCACGCGCTCCAGCTCGCAACGCCCGGCGAACTCGCGGATGCGCAGCCGCCGGTTGATGTGGTGCGCCACCAGCGTGACGACGCACAGGAAGACCAGGTAGGTGAGCACCACGTCCAGGCCGGTGTAGTCCACCGGCCCCTCGCTCTTCCACAGGCCGCACACGACGACCCACGCCACCAGGCTGCCGCCGAGCGTCGCCGCCGCCTCGGCCAGCGTGAGCGAGAAGATGCCGGGCAGCATGGCGATGAGCACCGCCATGGCCAGCACGTGCTGAGACTGGTAGCGCCCCATCTCCGCCGCGGGCGTGGCGCTGTAGGCGGCCACCGCGATC
The sequence above is drawn from the Archangium gephyra genome and encodes:
- a CDS encoding adenylate/guanylate cyclase domain-containing protein, which gives rise to MDDTAQPSGLRLPQRSTAPGTLSPEELARFIEREHEVLCRRWRLFAPITFVLIGLTEVAPFFSPNFPSAMHVTGWVLALLAGMYLLARRKPGRRVMGWATAITGIAVAAYSATPAAEMGRYQSQHVLAMAVLIAMLPGIFSLTLAEAAATLGGSLVAWVVVCGLWKSEGPVDYTGLDVVLTYLVFLCVVTLVAHHINRRLRIREFAGRCELERVHRFAVEEVLHRHLPPSYVDRVLSGEHPLDGPPERRVVTVVFADIVSFTPLSDGLPPEELARLVGRFYDVMAGVAFEHGATLDKFIGDAVMALVGAPDTMTSEEQARRAVAMARDWHRAARELVWPGSRGQGLRLRVGIHQDPVAVGAFGGRLRSEYTVLGRGVNIAARLEQRCQQGDILVSEPVFQQLAPRPGDAREMGALELKGIPEPVHCYCLPGIEDERSP